CTCTGAGCTGCCTACCTCCAGACTTATtctatgagagaaaaaataaacttcatttgCATATGTTACCATTATTCTAGAATTTTCTGTTATTTAGCTATTCCCAACTAGCATTAGcgagtttcttttcatttttaagacagagtttctctcaatctgttgcccagggtagcatggagtgatcacagttcactgcactcactgcagcctcaacctcctgggctcaagcaatcctcccacctcagcctccctagtagttgggactagaggtGGTGCCCCATCACAGCTGGctaatgtttttcattatttttggtacagatggggtttcgccatgttgcccaggctggtctacaaactcctggactcaactgatctgcccgcctcagcctcccaaaatgctaagataatgggtgtgagccaccatgctgagccCAGTTGCTTAacaattcaaaaatcaaaaatcagcTGCCATTTACTAAGTGCTTACAGAGCACTGGGCAATtgtgttgtcttttcttttttcttttctttcttttttatttattttttttttaacagggtccACTTTGTTacccacagctcactgcagcctcaacctcctaggcttaagtgatcctcccatctcagcctccagagtagcagggactataggtgcatgccaccatacctggctaattttaaaaattttttgtagagatgaggtctatgttgcccagggtggtcgagaactcctgggtttaagcaatcctccagtcttggcatcccaaagtgctgggcttacaggcatgagccacctcaccaggtCAGTTGTGTTGTCTTCACAGCAATTGTCTGTGAAGACAGACAGCAAGACATGCCCCAGTTATCAAAGACCTCACAGATGCTCCTAAGACAAatcccttcacctctctgagcctcagttacctcctttgtaaagtgaggataatTGTGCTTAAGCCAAAGATGGCAAACTAGTTGGTCAGGTCTATTCTGAACACATTTGTCtgtcatgttatttttttaactagAATGACTGAGTCAGGCATATTCTAAGCAGTTTACATGATAGTGACTTGGAGAACAGGTGAGAGTGGTCAGATTGGGGATATATTTTGGAAGAATTGCCATCAGGATTTGCCAAAAGAATGGATGTCAGGTttgagggaagaaaaggagatagAAATACTAAAAAGGAACACAGGTGGAAGCCAGCGCACTAAAGACATAAGAACATAAAGAGGCCTCACAAGACAGACTCTAGACCCTCACGTGTTCAAGCTGCTGAGCTCAGGCCTTGTTCCAGGCAGCAAAACACTGGATTTCCGATCTCTCTTAGAAAAGCAGACATCTGGCAACACTGGGCCTGTGTCTCTCTGTGACAATAATCTGCCAGAAATGAATAAAGGCTGCTCTCTTCATATGGCCTCAGTGCCCATCCGGACTGCTTTCCTTGCAGGGTACCTGCCTGGCCCCTGTAGCTCCTGATTTAATAATCTCTGCAAAATTTGACCTGGAAAAAATGAAACTGACCAAAAGGATGGCCCTACACATACCAATGAAATCTTACAATAGAAGAAGATATGGTTAGTAAAATTGGACATGGAGCCAGAACATAATCCACAagtcaaatattttcaaaataccaaCAGATGCCTTTAAAGTCtgacacaaaacaaaaatgctcaAAATACATTGATTATATGAAAGTTCCTGACTAGTGCAGCAAGACAAGAAAAAGTGTAAGATctgaaaaaagagacaaaacctTCATTATTCACAGACAATATGATTGGCAATACAGAAAAGTAAAGAGATTCCAAAAACCACTGGAATTTTTTAAGGTTTCAACTTTGGTGCCAAATATGGGGTCAGTACACAAAATTCAATCGTGTTCCCTCTAAAGGACACCAAGAAACAATATATAACTTCTGATTTacaataatttcatttacaatagcagtCAAACCATGTGGTACCTTGGAATAAATCCCCCAAAGTATGTAAGACCTTTATgaagaaaactatattttatttaaatgcataaaataagaCGTAAATAAGTGAGAAATCAAGTGGGGTCATTCACGGAAAGATTCAGTGTTATGAAGTCACAATTCTGTACAAACGCAATGCAGCTCCAATTAAGATCTCATAGTCTTCTGGAACTTAGTAGGCAGgttgtaaaatttatatggaggTTCCAAATATAGCTGAGACCATCTtaaagaagacaagagagaagaaTGTTTCCCATAAAAGAACAAACTGGAGTTCAGATTTCTCTTTGGAAACTGAAAGATCTGCCCACAGTGGACCCTCACTTCTGGAGAGGAATAATCAGCTAGAGTTGACCAGCAGTTGCCCCTTCAGATAGAATCTTCGATCTCCAGTTCACCCAGTATATCTTCTACCTAAGGTACCTGCCTGACCCTTGCAGATATTTGATTATGTGATGGTTACCTGGAATGAGGGCTTAAGGTAAGAGGAATGGAAGAGattgtttaaaatacatatattgtttGGTTGTGTAAGTATTCTCCTCATGGTGAAACTTGACCAGGCAAATTGAAAGAGTAACAGAGAAATATGTGAATCTCTAAGACTTGGATGTTTCTGGTAATAGTGAAGTTCCGAGTATGATCATGGGAATGCGTGGCTGAGAAGGGATGAAGGAAAGGGTGTCTGAGGATATAAAGTGAAAGGACTGGAAAGTGCAAACAGTACAAGAGTCAGGGATGGTGGCTCCCCTGAGACCAATACCAGGAGTTGGGGTGAAGGGAATCTGCCTGTTGACAAGGTTTCCTAGAGTCTGATGCACAGTCCTTGATCCACAGCGTCAGAAATAGTGGTTAAAGAAATATAAGCTACCTATACGTGGGGCTGCCTATTAACTCCGCCAAGTGACTTAATTCCTgcctccttatctgtaaaatgggcataattaCGGCATCGTTTTTGGAAGATTCCATGTAATAAAGTCTGAAGTGTGCTTAACACAGTACCGGGAACGTAAGAAGCACTCATACTTCATCCTAAGTACGACGGAGGtcttttcaaaaaagtaaaaataatgcaaTATGACTTACTTGGaaatgtatcaaaaaataaagacCGATGAATGGACCGAGGTGTAGTGTGATAAAACAGAgtaaaattttaatgataaaaagtcAATGCTAAAATGTTCACTGtaaaactttcaacttttctgcttGAAAATGTGCATAATCCGACGTGGGAAAAAATAATGCATTGCAGTCAGTTCTGGGGAAAAGGAAAGCTAAGTTTTaattttgctattgtttttgcttttttaacagaaaaagtacaaagaaaacaacacaatGGGGGAGATGTTTCTGAATTCGTCCCGCCTGTGGGCTGTGGGCCGTTAGCAAAGCTGCTTGCATGAAATCATCGAGCACCGCTTGCGAAATGTCAAATCCTCGAGAGCGAGGCCGGAGGCTGCCAAACCCGCGCTGGGGAAAGGGACGCCTCCGGGCGCCCCATCCCTCTGCGGACGGAGGTGAGGTTGGAGCGAGCGCTGGCGGAAGAGAGGCTCAGCAGTTACCAGGGGGTGCAGAGCCGGCGCTGGCCAATATGCGCCGCATGTGAATACCTTTGAGGGAGCGGCGGGGGAGGGTAGCgtcaaatttcaaaaaaaaaaaaaaaaaaaaaacccaaacccccACAGCCCCGGCGGGCGGGCGCGCGCGATGGGCGCCCTTTGGCTGCGGGAGCGAGTGGAGGATGCTGGGAAGGAGGTAAAATGGCCACCGGCGGCGGCGCGGAGGAAGAGAGGAAACGGGGGCGGCCGCAGCTTCTGCCCCCCGCGCGGCCCGCGGCCCGGGGCGAGGAGGCCGAGGGCGGCCGCGAGAAGATGGGCTGGGCCCAGGTGGTAAAGAATCTAGCCGAGAAGAAGGGCGAATTCCGCGAGCCGCGGCTACCGCGGCGGGAGGAGGAAAGCGGCGGCGGTGGCGGGAGCGCCGGGGTCGGCGGCCCAGCGGGCCTAGCGGCGCCGGACCTCGGCGACTTCCCACCTGCTGGCCGCGGGGACCCGAAGGGCCGCCGGAGAGATCCTGCCGGCGAGGCGGCGGACCCCCGCAAGAAGAAGGGAGCTGCGGAGGCGGGCAGGAGAAAGAAGGCCGAGGCGGCAGCGGCAGCCATGGCGACCCCGGCCAGGCCCGGCGAGGCCGAGGACGCGGCCGAAAGGCCCCTCCAGGACGAGCCGGCGGGGGCGGGCCCGGGCAAGGGTCGCTTCCTTGTCCGCATCTGTTTCCAGGGAGACGAGGGCTCCTGCCCGACCCGGGACTTCGTGGTAGGAGCGCTTATCCTGCGCTCCATCGGCATGGACCCGAGCGACATCTACGCGGTTATCCAGATCCCCGGCAGCCGCGAATTCGACGTGAGCTTCCGCTCGGCGGAGAAGCTGGCCCTGTTCCTGCGCGTCTACGAGGAGAAGCGGGAGCAGGAGGACTGCTGGGAGAACTTTGTGGTGCTGGGGCGGAGCAAGTCCAGCTTGAAGACGCTCTTCATCCTCTTCCGGAATGAGACGGTGGACGTGGAGGACATTGTGACCTGGCTCAAGCGCCACTGCGACGTGCTGGCCGTGCCGGTGAAAGTGACCGACAGGTTTGGGATCTGGACCGGGGAGTACAAGTGCGAGATCGAGCTGCGCCAGGGGGAGGGCGGGGTCAGGCACTTGCCAGGGGCCTTCTTCCTGGGGGCCGAGAGGGGCTACAGCTGGTACAAGGGGCAGCCCAAGACATGCTTTAAATGTGGTTCCCGGACCCACATGAGCGGCAACTGCACGCAGGACAGGTGCTTCAGGTGCGGGGAGGAGGGGCACCTGAGCCCTTACTGCCGGAAGGGCATCGTGTGCAACCTCTGTGGCAAGCGAGGACACGCCTTTGCCCAGTGTCCCAAAGCAGTTCACAATTCCGTGGCAGCTCAGCTAACCGGCGTGGCCGGGCACTAAACACCCGCCTGCCTGCCAGGGTGAACACACAGCCAGCTTACCCCTCTTAAGtgccaaaacttttttttaaaccattttttatcGTTTTTGAAGGAGATCTTTTTAAAACCTACAAGAGACATCTCTCTATGCCTTCTTAAACCGAGTTTACTCCATTTCAGCCTGTTCTGAATTGGTGACTCTGTCACCAATAACGACTGCGGAGAACTGTAGCGTGCAGATGTGTTGCCCctcccttttttaaattttattttcgtttttctattgggtttttgttttgtttcttgtactttttctctctctcccagccCTCCCCGCCCCATACCTTGTCTTCCCCTGGATTTTCACCCTTTGGGCTGCCTTGCTCATCTTTATGCCCCAGCACTAGGTACGGGGCCCAACACGTGGTAGGCACTCCATCAGTGTTTGCTTAATTGAAAACATTGTTGACTGTGGCTTCTATCAGAGTGTCTACCTTTTGCAGCTCTTCCCCTCCCTCATTTAATTTGCTGCTTTTAATCTACGTGGTCAGAATTTGTGAAACCAGTGTTGTTAGAAGTGTATATAATCTGAATCAATAAGCTCTGAATGGTGGCCAAGGGCCTCTCTTTATGGCACAAAAATGCATGGACTTCATGACAGCTCTTTTGGTGGCTCAGAAGCCATTTTTCATAGAATCATGGAATCTAGAATATTCCTGCTGGAAAGAACCTGAGAGTTGGTTTAGACCAATTCCCTGGTTTTCCAGCAGATGAAACAGGCCCAAAGAGGTTAAATGACTGGGTGAAAATCACATAGCTGTCTGGTGCCAGAGCCAGCCTATAGTAGAGTCCCCTGACCCCAAGCCCGGTGCTCATTCCACTACCTCTCACACTTCACAACAATTTCCTCAACACTTGAGGGCCCAGAAAGTCTGATCTCTCCAGAATGTTGAGCCCAGAGGAATGCTGAGAAATCATCTGGAGGAGGGAGCAGAAAGAGAAGGTTTTAAGGAGGGGTTTTCTGAATACTTGGGAGATACGGAAAGGACCAAGGAACACACTCCAGAGTGCATGCGTTGCTCCCTGGGGCACCACTTCTGGATTAAAGTGTGCCAGGTCCTTTGGAGGCCCTACCCCTTCCCCATTCATTGTCACCAGTGAGAAATGGGGGTGACCCTGTGTAAAGAAACCTACCAAAGGTTTACATTTGCACCTTAGCCTCAATAACTAGGAACCCTAGAGAAGCAGCTAGCTGGAGCTCATCTGCAACTCCTGACTCAGGAGAAAGATGGATTTTAACCCAAAATTATGAGTGAGCTGTTAAGTCTAAAATGTACTTGGGAGATAGGCCAAGCGAGAGGTCATGGGCCAACTAAGTGTTATCAAGTAGAAAAGACAGTACACTGCTTTTCTTTTagtgtttgcttttcctttgctaTATGTTTTGCTATTTCCTTGTGGCTTAGAATGTAAAATTGATTGTT
This genomic interval from Theropithecus gelada isolate Dixy chromosome 10, Tgel_1.0, whole genome shotgun sequence contains the following:
- the ZCCHC3 gene encoding zinc finger CCHC domain-containing protein 3, which produces MATGGGAEEERKRGRPQLLPPARPAARGEEAEGGREKMGWAQVVKNLAEKKGEFREPRLPRREEESGGGGGSAGVGGPAGLAAPDLGDFPPAGRGDPKGRRRDPAGEAADPRKKKGAAEAGRRKKAEAAAAAMATPARPGEAEDAAERPLQDEPAGAGPGKGRFLVRICFQGDEGSCPTRDFVVGALILRSIGMDPSDIYAVIQIPGSREFDVSFRSAEKLALFLRVYEEKREQEDCWENFVVLGRSKSSLKTLFILFRNETVDVEDIVTWLKRHCDVLAVPVKVTDRFGIWTGEYKCEIELRQGEGGVRHLPGAFFLGAERGYSWYKGQPKTCFKCGSRTHMSGNCTQDRCFRCGEEGHLSPYCRKGIVCNLCGKRGHAFAQCPKAVHNSVAAQLTGVAGH